From the Cololabis saira isolate AMF1-May2022 chromosome 13, fColSai1.1, whole genome shotgun sequence genome, the window CAAGAAAAGGGTTTGACAGAATTGATTGGTtttcatacacacacaaaattcATCTTTGAAAATTTGAGAACATCAATAAAATGCATCTATTCAATCTTTAGTGCTTGAAGATGAGATAGGTTTTTGCTTAGTTTAagcaaaatggttttcaaatatatacatacatacatacatacatacatacatacatacatacaataaaTGCATTGATATATGTCAATCAAAAGTAAGCGTAATGAAATCCTTACTGTGCCTTTTATGGCTTTTGCATTTTTCCTGTTTCTGGAAAAGTGTTTACTTCTGCTAAATCCCTCCCATGGTAAAGAGGTTCTGAAAATCCATTGGCATTATTCTTTAGAGGACACATCGCAAAGGGAGAAAACTTGATTTTGTTGCATAACAAGCATGTCATTCAGCTAGAGCTGCTGGTAAAACAGTCAAGCTAAAGTCGGAAAATGTTTGTTGCATGCTcacaaaaaaatacacatttcttCCATGTTATTATTGAACCAAAAACAAGAACTGATCACACCTTCCCTtgtcaaaacacttttttttttcggaAGAACACATCTATTTATTTCTCAATGCTACAATGAGTATATCATGATTTCCCATTGATTAGGTCAGTGACGTCATGACACGCAGCTGGAATCTGTCCTTCTCATGGACACACACCCCTTTAGTCGATGGTAGAATCTGACCAGTCAGGGAAATCCCCACCTCACGATGATGAAATTAGTTGAAGTCTCAAAATAACCTAACCACACCACAGGGTTTCAGCAACTTAGATACACAAAGTTAATATTGCATAGAAATATAACAACATCCCACTTTAGATGAgtccaaaaacacagaaaagcatGCTATTCCTActtaaatgagacattttagatGGATCCAAAGTGATCAATGGGTGGTGGGGTTATGAAAACAACAGAGTTAAAGCTTAAACTACCACTGTGTTTTAAATATGTTACAGTTAGAGAGTTCttgactttactttttctgtcctcAGTTGATCCACCTGGAAATTAAACCTGCCATCAGAAACCAGATTATCAGAGAGTTGCAGGTGCTGCATGAATGTAATTCTCCCTATATTGTGGGCTTCTACGGCGCCTTTTACAGCGATGGGGAGATCAGCATCTGCATGGAGCACATGGTGAGAAACACAAGCAaactttttttggcttttttttaaacatataatCTGATGGAGACACACATAATTTTTTCACCAGCTATAATAGACTCACTTTTCATCTCTACAGGATGGTGGATCATTGGACCAGGTTCTCAAGGAAGCTAGAAGAATCCCTGAAGACATCCTGGGAAAAGTTAGCATAGCTGTATGTACAATAGTTATGTTTCTAAAATAGTTTTTAGTATTTTGTTTGTAGTCTTATTAGTTTGACCAGATATATTTTAATAGACATAATTGCCAGTGAAGTGGAGAGCattgtaaatgtttttgaagCCTGTTACTGCACATGGGCAAGGCGTATGTTGTTACTTTTGAATTGCACATGTGGGTGTGTGTCTTTTGTGGTGTTTGACTAACTGAGCTTTCCAGTGATGCATCAGTGCTATGACTAGACAGTCTTTACTGAGGTAtagatgttttaaatgttttgctgTCTCATGTGCAGGTGTTGAGGGGATTAGGATATCTTCGGGAGAAGCACCAGATCATGCACAGAGGTAAGAGCACTTTTTAGTTTCAGTACATAACATTGCTCTCAAAATCCTgacttcaacattttttttctgtcgtCGCTGTACAAAAAGTTTTGACTTTGTGAAGAATTATTTGACTTTGAGGCAGGCACTGGGGAAAAGGTGTATAAATATTAAAGTTCCTTTCACAGTGAATAATATAAAAACCAGGCTTCCAAATATTCACAATGGCCATTTATTGCCACATAACTCTTAAATGCAGTGATTACAGTTTTTGATGGATTGTATCCAAATTATATTTCATAGCATTTTCAGGATGATTTAGTTGTACATCAATATACAGCCCAGTTcaaaaaatgtgtatatttaaaaaaaaaacaaaaaaaaacattacactaTTCTGCAAATCTCATGAACCGGTATTGTTTAGAATAAAAAATTGAATAATGTAGCATATATTGACATTAAAATATTTGACCACGTTATGAAAAATATTAGCTTCTTTTGAAGCAGCACGTCTCAAAAAAGCTTGGACATGAGCAACAATAGGCTGGAAAAGTAAGTGCTACTGAaaagaaacacctggaggaacatcTTGCAACTATTTAGGTTACCTGGCAACAGGTCAATGACATGGTagatgatttaaaaaataaagcatcTTAGAGAGGCCGTCTTCTAGAAATAAATACAGGCAGATCCTTGAAAAAAGGTTTTCACATTGTCAGGAAAACATGTAGAATAATGTTCCTCACCATGGTATTGCTAAGTCTTTGAATATCACATCATTGGCAGTGTATAATATCATAATCCAAATACGGCAACGCTCCTCTTAAAAATGGCTCAATTCAGTAGGGGAACGGTTCAGGAGcacctctggaaacctctggcAATCAGAAATGTAGTCGTCTTCTCACGGTCCTGTCCAGTTTTACACTTACTAGAGGACAGTTAGTGTAGTCAGATAAGtcaatattttaatttgaatcTTTGTGAAACTATATTCCATCTCTGATGGAATCTGGGTTACATTGTTGCCACTAGAGTGGGTCGATTACACATCTGGCCAcaatttctgttttgtttttattttacatgtggcaaatttatatatatatatatatatatatatatatatatatatataatttttttattttttttaaaggtaatACAATTATGAATCCTCCCATATTAGATTACATATATCTGTACTCTGCATTATGTCACCTGTGGTCAGTCACCTTGCAAACTTGCTTTTTAAGAAGGCTGTAGGATCAATTTTAGTGAATCAAAATTATTCATTTCTGAAGTCACAGTCATGAGACAGTCAATCTTAGCAGGATCCACACCATGTGTTTGTGTCACTGACCTGTTGACGACGCAAGTTCCAATACACCTCAACATTGTTTATTCAGATTTTTATTAAAATGTGTTTCCTGCATATTAACAGTATCACAATCTTGATCACACTCACTAACTACAATGAAAGCAATTATTTTGGAAGGCTACCATTTTCAGTGCAAAGATGTTTATCTCCGGTAGCtttaaaaatgtctttactTAAAACCATTATGTTTGCATACAAATAAAACTTAAAGTCCATGGCAAAGTCTacccgccccccctcccctccaaaaaaataaataaatttaaataacATTTCTGACAATCCACCAGTGAGGCGTCAAGGGTGTGCAGTGGTAGAAGCACTGTTTAAGGGAGCAGGCAGTCAGGCAGGCAGCATGCAGGGTAGTGAAGTTTTACTGTGCTTCAGGGTCGGTGGTACTCCAGAATGGAGTTGTCTGGGATTTCAGGCGGTAATTACAGCCTCTTGAATGTGATTATAGAGCAGCCGCGCCCTGTTGACCCCTCCCTCTATGTCTCCCGCCATCATTCTCCCACTCTTTCATGCCATCTTTTTCTCAGTCGCTCTTCACATGTCCTTGGTTGGTATGGGGGGGCACACTGCAGAGAGCAGATTGCAGGCCTCAGTCTTATGCCATTACTTTGCAGGATATTCTTCAGCATTGAATTGGATAAGtggaggactggagtggtttatAACAGGAGATCAACAGAAGATTTCTACCAGAAATCTCTTGTACTGTTGGTTCTGTTTTGAAATCAATAACACAAAAATACTCTTACCATAATCAAACACATTCATTCATATCCCTACATCATGGATGTTTGCATTGAAAATCTAGCATATACAATGACGTTGATGGTTATGATTGTTACCTTTCACACCATACTATCATGGGGGGATCTGGTTGGCCCCCACTTCATTCTGTAGCAAGACAACAAGCCCACACAGCCAGGATTTGAGTAATGGGAAGAACAAGAAGTTCAGCATACATATGACCCCTTTTTTACACCTTATCTCTCTGCACCTTAGTCAGTCTGAGATTACACCACAAAATTGCATTAGTCAACAGAAGATCTATAGCCAGTTTTCTAGGGCTGCTTTCTAACTGCATGAATTTTGGTAGCAACAGATTGCTGTGCTGTTCAGATTGCACATCTCTGTCTTGTAATCAGGAGACTTGAAGACCTTTTGCCGTTCACACTACATGATCAATGAGCATCGGAGGGTCACACGTTTCATGATGGTCTCTCAACCATGTTTTGTCAACAGAAAACTTGTGGGAAATGAGGCATAACTACTCGCAAAACAGGAATTATGTGGGGAAAAGGTCACATAATAAACCAGTGGTTAAATGTTTTAGCACAATAATTTGTTTAGAACATGAACAAAAACATGGTTATAAGTACGACAGGGATTGTCTGTGTTACCGAAATTTATGGTGCATTGTGTTGTTGGATTATTAAACCATCTCAcccttgattttttttgtttctcctgGTGTTTCCCTTTACCCCCTGCCTTGGTCTCTCATTGGTTGTAGCTCGAATGGGAAGTCCCTTGACAGCTCCAAATATTTGGCATCCATCAATAAGTGCTACATTGATGAGCATCTTTGACAAGACTTGGAGCTCTTCTCACGCTATTGAGCGCTATCGGGCGGCTGCTTACTGATCTGTCTTCATCCAGGGCGACTGGCATATCAGACTTAAATCATGTAGTATGAAAGAATCCTAAGATAAAGGACTAATCTCCTCGCCAGGCACCATGGAAACTATGCACATGTATCATGGGCAAtcactttaaattaaattaactggttaccaaaaataaaacaaaactagATATGGCATTATTACTTTTACTTCCTAAATGCTTTCCACAGACTGTATAGCAACAACGATGTAATAATGTTTGCTTCTGCCACTGAAGTTATATGTAGTATAATAttaaaaatcctttttttttatcttcaacATATCAAGTCAAGAAATTGAGCTGACGTATGAGTAGGTCTCTGTGAAAATGTGATGTCCGTCTGTATCTCTGCTATATAGATGTCAAGCCCTCGAACATCCTGGTCAACTCTCGTGGGGAGATTAAGCTGTGCGACTTTGGTGTGAGCGGCCAGCTCATAGACTCCATGGCCAATTCCTTTGTTGGAACGCGTTCCTACATGTCGGTGAGTCAGCTCTGCATGGCTGCGCCCCCACCCCTTTTCCTCTGGCCCTATCCCCACTTTCCTTCTCCGTTCCTCTCACATGGCTCTTGTTCACTGGTACCACCCTCCGCCTTCTCTTCCTCTGGCCCTCCCTCACTCCCCTGCCAAGAAGCGGGGCTGTGCCCAGGAAAAAGCTCTTTGGCAATGAGGGAGACAACTGTGCTCACTCTTTCTTGTCCTTCTAACCCCTCGATCTCTGACACCTGTGGGCTGCTGTTCCTATTTGTGTCTTTTCCTCACAAAGCATCACTGATGTGGAGGCCCCCTTGCCCATTGAGTGTAATTATTAACGCACACACCTGTTCTTGCTCACCCTTCTTAGAGTCTAAAAGAGCTCTGCCCTTCCTGCCAAGTTCTCTCATTATTTGTCCTCTTGCCCTAACCACACCCCAACTCTGTTTGCCAAAAACACCCCCCACTTCCTGTACCTTCTCTGCCCAGCCCCTTGCCCATCCCTCTTGCTTCCCTAGCATCTTGGCTCTACCTGCTCTGTCTGACGTAGTTGAGTGTCTCTCAACAGCCGGAGAGACTGCAGGGCACCCACTATTCTGTTCAGTCTGACGTGTGGAGCATGGGGTTGTCCCTGGTGGAGCTGGCGATTGGCCGCTATCCCATCCCCCCACCAGACACCAAAGAGCTGGAGTCCATCTTCGGACGTGCAGCCATGGATGGGGCTGAGGGCGAGCCTCACATCAATATACAGAGGCCTCGACCACCTGGCAGGCCTGGCAGCGGTAGGAAATTGGAAGGGGGGggttcaagtgaaaatcttttTAGATTCAGTTGTGGAAGATAAAAACTTTGAAAATAGGGTAACTTTTTAACAATCTACTATTAAGACTATGAAACTTTTCCACAGGACATGGGATGGACAGTAGACCAGCCATGGCTATCTTTGAACTTTTGGACTACATTGTAAATGAGGTCTGGGAAACTATTAGTTTTTCTACAAATCAAAGCTCACACTTTTAATAGTTCTACTTCTGATGTTTGATTTCTACTTCTTCCTCAGCCGCCACCAAAACTACCAACTGTCTTCAGCACTGACTTCCAGGACTTTGTGACTAAATGGTGAGCCCTGAAAATTAGATCTGTTGTGCTTTGAAGTACAAATGCATTAGAAGAGTATAACGTTGTTGCAAAACCAAattgtaaattttttttttactgttttaaacTGTACTTGGCTGAGATAGGTTTGAAAAAATGTATACATCAACTAAATATAATGCATCAACTGCGATGTTGGTAACCATGCAGCTATCTAAGCTGTGGCTTAATACAGTATTCCTTAGATGCACCATTTCAAGTTTAACCTGTAGGTGTGCTTAAAATTTAATGTGATTGCAGTGTCACAATAAGCAGGGGTTCAATTGAACCATTGTTAAATTGACTGGAAAGTGGAAATACCCCACAGTGTCAATATTTAACACATGGAGTTGGTACAGCTATGTGGAATCAATTGTTTCACGTACAAAATTGATTTCACATTCaccaaaaaaaaccaaaacatttttttattataatttttttttaaaaggataaTTGTTGAATCATATCATCATTTCTGTTTGAAAAATGGCCAACGTTATTAATGGGATTTTTTTGGATTGGGCTTAaattattaatattcatatttatgttAGGACACTTTTATTACACAGACTGATAAAATATGAAAGAGCATCCCAGTGGCCTTGATGAGATCTAATTATGatatggatttttttatttttttttatttactcagCATATGCCCTAAATGAGGGCATATATTAAAGAAATTTGTGTTTTAGGATGAGATATCCTTTAGTTCAAAAATTACTTAGAACCCAAAAAAGGTTTATTGTATCAGGTTTAAATGAACAAACAAGAAAGAGACCTCTGGTGGttgattatcattattatttatttattttatttttttgaggacAGGGCAACTGAGATCAAGTTTATGAGAATCTTCAGTTGCAGATTTTATCCATGGGCACTACAACAGACCAGTGGGGTTTAACATATTATGTGATTTTCTTATGTCACGTACAAGTTTAACATGAGGTTAAACTACATCTCAGCTAGTCCTATCACGATGCATTTGGacaacatttttaaaacttCCATTTTAACAAGTTACATGTTGAACAACAGTGGACTTACAAACGGCTTATGATGTCACAAAGTCAACTTTTTACAATGCAATAACTTCAAGAAATGACTTTACAGGGTGTGTGCATTGTACTGTCAAAATTAAACCTTCTTATTGAAGGTCAATATTAATTTGAGAAATTATTGTTTCAATAATTTTTCTGCTGTCTTCTGTGTTTGCAGTCTGATCAAGAACCCAGCTGAGAGGGCAGATCTAAAGATGCTGACGGTGGGTACCCAAATGTATTTTTCATACATCCAATAGTTGAAtctcttgatttatttatttatttatttattctttttttctgttgataGTGGTAATTTTtgcaaaatgtaaattacaataCATCTAATTTCAGAATCACACGTTCATCAAGCGATCAGAAGTGGAGGTAGTGGACTTTGCTGGCTGGTTGTGCAAAACCATGGGCCTGAACCAGCCCAGCACTCCTACTCGCTGCGCTGAGTGATGAGGCCGTTCCCCCGCATTGCCCTGATACATCTCTGGGTCTctctgcatacacatacatatactctGCATACATGCACAAAAGACATGCATAttggcaatttttttttgtttgttttgcatttggGTAGAACAGTTTTGGCTTCTTCTTTTATTCGGTCACCAGCAGCAGGGCCCATTGAGTCATTGTACTGTAAGATCACAGCTTCACCACAACAGTGTTGACAGCAGCCACAGCGCATGTTTCCACACGAGATGTAAAGCACTGAGGGGCTGCTATTGTGTCAACAAAATTTGCATTGACAAacttattttgtattattaaaTATTCTGTATTGTTTTTCTATGGCAGTTGGTGGCTTGTGGGGCTATTTTTGATTAACCTGCTGTAGAGATTTGTTGGGCTGAAAAAGAGAGATATCTGAATAAATCATCTACTCGCAAAATTGGTTTATTGGAGATTACTTTTGCTATTTTGATTAGGAATAATACTGTCTCGCAGTGCTAAAATAATTTAAGGAGAAAACTTTCAATTACCTCCCACATCATAATCAAGTTTGTGAGTGGATTGCAGGCTAAATGAGGATGCAAGAAGTTGATTTCAGGCAAATGAGCAATCACTCTGAACATCATTATGTGAAGCGTGTCGCAAACCAAAGAGGGTGCGCATGACTACTAAAGTTTCTCTggttatttcattttatctttttttttttttttttttaaatcatgagcAGTATATCAATGTACCTTTTCTGAATGTTCTAATTTTTCATTTGGTGACGTTCTGTACGTACTCGTTGTTTGGACTTTGTTCTATTCAATATACATTTTAGTTCACATCCAATGCTGTATGTCTCACATGGGAGAAGGCATATCCTGTAAAGGCCTCGTATCTGCCTGAATGTCTTTTGACATTAAGAAAACAAAGATCGAAATGTATTCACGGGACGATATAGCATGGTTTATTATCTTTCTAATACTATGTGTATTTTGTTTCCCTAAGATCATGCTAGGGATAAGCTAATGCTTTTATCAAAAGGCTAAAACTCTGATgtcaattttctttttcaatcaCAATGACTCTTTGTGGTAGTTTTCGATTTTCACTTGAAGCagatttggtttttaatttcaccATATTGCTACACGTGGCGCGCCATGCTTTCTCTGAAAACGCAAATACCCTGGAAGCTTGCTTGAGGGAAATATTTGGGTTGAAATGCCATTAAAACACCCTTTCTCGTGTTTCAGTACAG encodes:
- the map2k2a gene encoding dual specificity mitogen-activated protein kinase kinase 2a encodes the protein MAPKKRPLPLNITPIGEGQATSNTLDAASEANLEALQKKLGELDLDEQQRKRLEAFLTQKAQVGELKDEDFDPICELGAGNGGVVNKVRHKPSGLVMARKLIHLEIKPAIRNQIIRELQVLHECNSPYIVGFYGAFYSDGEISICMEHMDGGSLDQVLKEARRIPEDILGKVSIAVLRGLGYLREKHQIMHRDVKPSNILVNSRGEIKLCDFGVSGQLIDSMANSFVGTRSYMSPERLQGTHYSVQSDVWSMGLSLVELAIGRYPIPPPDTKELESIFGRAAMDGAEGEPHINIQRPRPPGRPGSGHGMDSRPAMAIFELLDYIVNEPPPKLPTVFSTDFQDFVTKCLIKNPAERADLKMLTNHTFIKRSEVEVVDFAGWLCKTMGLNQPSTPTRCAE